A genomic region of Prosthecobacter sp. contains the following coding sequences:
- a CDS encoding ROK family protein — protein sequence MSEELPLIAAIEAGGTKFVCAVGTGPHDVREVTRIATTTPEDTLAGVTRFLSMAKSKHGPFAAIGIGSFGPIDLDKNSETYGYITSTPKPGWQFTNIVPKLRERYHVPIAWDTDVNAAVLAEFLWGAGQNTDPLIYITVGTGVGGGVLINGQLLHGLLHPEIGHLLVPPPHNSTAVQQACHCPFHKSCVEGYVSGSALASRWGVKADALPPDHPAWEEVADVMAHALMNLTLSLCPKRIILGGGVMSQEHILPLIRGRLLKLNNGYLRVPELGRTIDDFIVAPGLGARSGLLGALALGKYELDRHLNDTNSAPIV from the coding sequence GCCGCCATCGAGGCAGGCGGCACGAAATTCGTCTGCGCCGTCGGCACCGGGCCACATGACGTGCGCGAAGTCACCCGCATCGCCACCACCACGCCCGAAGACACGCTCGCCGGGGTGACTCGTTTCCTCTCGATGGCAAAATCGAAGCACGGCCCCTTTGCCGCCATCGGCATCGGCTCCTTCGGACCCATTGATCTCGACAAAAACAGCGAGACTTACGGCTACATCACCTCCACGCCGAAACCCGGCTGGCAGTTCACCAACATCGTGCCGAAGCTGCGTGAGCGTTATCACGTCCCCATCGCCTGGGACACCGATGTGAACGCCGCCGTGCTCGCCGAATTCCTCTGGGGCGCTGGACAAAACACGGATCCACTCATCTACATCACCGTCGGCACCGGCGTTGGTGGTGGCGTGCTCATCAACGGCCAGCTTCTGCACGGATTGTTGCATCCCGAGATCGGCCACCTCCTGGTGCCACCACCGCACAACTCCACCGCCGTTCAGCAGGCCTGCCACTGCCCGTTTCACAAGAGCTGCGTCGAAGGCTACGTCAGCGGCTCCGCCCTCGCCTCCCGCTGGGGTGTCAAAGCCGACGCCCTGCCGCCCGATCATCCCGCCTGGGAGGAAGTCGCCGATGTCATGGCACATGCGTTGATGAATCTGACACTCAGCCTCTGCCCCAAGCGCATCATCCTCGGCGGCGGCGTCATGAGCCAGGAACACATCCTGCCCTTGATCCGCGGCCGCCTCCTCAAACTCAACAACGGCTACCTCCGCGTCCCCGAACTCGGCCGTACCATCGACGACTTCATCGTCGCCCCAGGTTTGGGAGCACGCTCAGGTTTGCTTGGGGCGCTGGCGCTTGGGAAGTATGAGTTGGATCGGCATTTGAATGATACTAATAGCGCTCCAATCGTCTGA